One Thermomicrobiales bacterium genomic window, TCAGGCACGACGCCGACCATCTTGAAGTAGCCACGGTCGTTCGAGGCGTGGCGAATCGACGACACGACCAGCTTGAAGCCGTTGACGTCGATGCAGGCGCTCGGTCCGGCGAAGACGGTGCGCCCGCGTACGACCGGCCCGTGACCGACGAAATAGCCGTCGCTCAGCCGAGTCACCTTGCCGCGCACGTCCAGCGGCAGACCGTACTCGGCTGGGCCGGTCTTCCCGGCGATGCGGAAATCGAGCTCAGCTCCGATCCCGGCTGCCAGCGCCTGCTGGACCGTCTCCGGGTCCCAGATGCAGGCGGCAGCGCCCGGCACGCCGCGCTCCAGAATGACGCGCAGCAGCTCTGTCGTGTCGCCGCTCCCACCGCCGCCGGGGTTGTCGGCAACATCGGCCAGCACGACCGGCTTCTCGGCACCGGCCTCGATGATCGCCAGCGCCTGATCGAGCGCGTCCTCGGGGGAGGGGATCGCCTTCAGGAACGACTCACGCATATCCCAGGCGGCGCGGCCCAGATTATCGGCGCAGCGCTGGCCCAGCTCCGGATTCGTGGCGGTGACGACCAGCGCCGTGCCAACCTGGTCGAAGTCGGCGTAAGCGAAGCCGCCGAAGACTGCCGTCGACACGATGCCGGGATGCGCTTCCCAGTCGAGGCCGCGCTCGATCAGCTCGCGCATCGGGCCCTCGGCGGAGCGCATGTTGATCGTCGGCGGGATCATCGGCGGCTTGGAGATGTAGACCTGCGGCATCGCCAGCGTGCCGTCGAGGATCTGCTGCATGCAACGCGCCGCCTCGATGCCGCGCTCGTAGGAGTCGATGTGCGGATTCGTGCGGTAGACAAAGACCGCGTTCACGGCGTGGCACATACCGGCGGTGATGTTGCCGTGCAGATCGAGCTCGACGATGATCGGCACGTCGCCGCCGACGGCATCACGGACCGCCCGGCAGAGATCGCCCTCGGCGTCCGGCGCGTTCTCGGCCAGCATCGCGCCGTGCAGATAGAGCAACACGCCGTCGACCTCGCCGGCCTTGCGCAGATGGCCCAGCAGCCGGTTCTTCAGCTCGTCGTAGGCAGCAGCCTGCACGTTCGCACTCGGCGTCGCGTGCCCGCTGACTGTGCCGACGATGTCCCAACCTGCAGCGTCTCCGACCTCGACCATCCCACCCAGGCCGGTGTATGTCCCGCGGCTGCTGGTGACGACATCCTCGCCCTCAATCAGCGCAGATCGCCCGACATGAAACGACGCCAGGTTCGTCTCAATCTGGGAAAAGGAGTTCGTCTCATGCATGACTGAACCAATAACGACTTTCTTCGCCACTCAATCTTCCCTCTCAATAGGATCGCTGTTCGCGCCGACGAGCGCCGTTGGCCACAGCCTCACCGGGCACGCCTGTCCGCCGCGCATGCTACAGGCAGTTGACCAGAT contains:
- a CDS encoding M81 family metallopeptidase — encoded protein: MAKKVVIGSVMHETNSFSQIETNLASFHVGRSALIEGEDVVTSSRGTYTGLGGMVEVGDAAGWDIVGTVSGHATPSANVQAAAYDELKNRLLGHLRKAGEVDGVLLYLHGAMLAENAPDAEGDLCRAVRDAVGGDVPIIVELDLHGNITAGMCHAVNAVFVYRTNPHIDSYERGIEAARCMQQILDGTLAMPQVYISKPPMIPPTINMRSAEGPMRELIERGLDWEAHPGIVSTAVFGGFAYADFDQVGTALVVTATNPELGQRCADNLGRAAWDMRESFLKAIPSPEDALDQALAIIEAGAEKPVVLADVADNPGGGGSGDTTELLRVILERGVPGAAACIWDPETVQQALAAGIGAELDFRIAGKTGPAEYGLPLDVRGKVTRLSDGYFVGHGPVVRGRTVFAGPSACIDVNGFKLVVSSIRHASNDRGYFKMVGVVPEEEPLLVVKSRGHFRADFEPIAETIIEVDAPGAANPMVTRYPFQNVRRPVWPLDPDTTWEG